A section of the Desulfotignum phosphitoxidans DSM 13687 genome encodes:
- the mltF gene encoding membrane-bound lytic murein transglycosylase MltF — protein sequence MKSFYLKHFIFLTLLILCGYFVYLSYLLQHRDLKHISGTLERIQKSGVLRLITTRSLNNYYLYKGEPTGFEYDLAREFARYLHVDLDVVTPGWNNLVVYLDQGKGDFVGASMTVTRERLEKVKFSIPYMEVQQQVIHHALVFSPKDIEDLALRTIHVRRDTSYHYRLKEIQASGIDVRYVLYDNVPTEDLIAMVRDREIKFTIADSNIARLNQRHMPDIRVSIPIHKKESVAWAVRKDDPEMLEEINRFFLHARESGILQKIVNKYYGHPKEFDVSELKTFHKRVQKYLPKYQEIIETQSRKYGFDWRLVAAVVYQESRFDPGAKSITQVRGLMQVTEAAAREMGIQDRRDPAQSVKAGIKYLKQMYDRFEEIEDQYQRLLFALASYNVGLGHVLDAMKIAEEKGLDPQIWNSIKKTLPLLSKPDVYKKTKHGYARGWEPVQYVDRILTWYDILKQMDFS from the coding sequence ATGAAGTCGTTTTATTTAAAACATTTTATTTTCCTGACCCTGCTGATTCTGTGTGGTTATTTTGTTTACCTGAGTTATCTGCTCCAACACAGGGATCTGAAACACATATCCGGTACTCTGGAACGTATCCAGAAGTCCGGCGTACTGCGACTGATTACAACCCGATCTTTGAACAATTATTATTTATACAAGGGAGAACCCACCGGATTTGAATACGATCTGGCCAGGGAATTCGCCCGATATCTGCATGTGGACCTGGACGTGGTCACACCGGGCTGGAACAACCTGGTTGTTTATCTGGACCAGGGAAAAGGGGATTTTGTGGGTGCCAGTATGACCGTCACCCGGGAACGTCTGGAAAAAGTCAAGTTTTCAATCCCGTATATGGAAGTTCAGCAGCAGGTGATTCATCATGCCCTGGTTTTTAGCCCCAAAGACATTGAAGACCTGGCTTTGCGGACCATTCATGTCAGACGTGACACCTCCTATCATTACCGGCTCAAAGAAATTCAGGCATCCGGCATTGATGTTCGTTATGTCCTGTATGACAATGTTCCCACCGAGGACCTCATTGCCATGGTCCGTGACCGTGAAATAAAATTTACCATAGCCGATTCCAATATCGCCCGGCTCAATCAAAGACATATGCCTGATATCCGTGTCAGTATTCCCATTCACAAAAAAGAATCTGTGGCCTGGGCGGTTCGCAAAGATGATCCGGAGATGCTTGAGGAAATCAACCGGTTTTTTCTGCATGCCAGAGAATCAGGCATACTCCAGAAAATCGTTAACAAATACTATGGTCATCCCAAAGAGTTTGATGTCTCTGAATTAAAAACATTTCACAAACGGGTTCAGAAATATCTGCCGAAGTATCAGGAAATCATTGAAACTCAGTCCAGAAAATATGGATTTGACTGGCGCCTGGTGGCGGCAGTAGTATATCAGGAATCCCGGTTTGATCCCGGGGCAAAAAGCATTACCCAGGTGAGAGGACTGATGCAGGTGACAGAAGCGGCTGCCAGAGAAATGGGGATTCAGGACCGGCGTGATCCGGCCCAGAGTGTCAAAGCCGGCATAAAGTACTTGAAACAGATGTATGATCGATTTGAAGAGATCGAAGACCAATATCAGCGGCTGCTGTTTGCGCTGGCCAGCTATAACGTGGGATTGGGACATGTACTGGATGCCATGAAAATTGCCGAAGAAAAAGGACTGGATCCCCAGATCTGGAACTCTATCAAAAAAACACTGCCGCTGCTGTCCAAACCGGATGTGTATAAAAAAACCAAACATGGATATGCCCGGGGATGGGAACCGGTCCAATACGTGGACCGGATTCTCACCTGGTATGATATTCTTAAACAGATGGATTTTTCCTGA
- the parC gene encoding DNA topoisomerase IV subunit A, translating to MDGHEQIAFQEFARKAYLNYSMYVILDRALPHIGDGLKPVQRRIVYAMSQLGLSSTAKFKKSARTVGDVLGKFHPHGDTACYEAMVLMAQPFSLRYPLVQGQGNWGDPNDPKSFAAMRYTESRLSRYADLLLDELDQGTVEWVPNFDGTLNEPRQLPARLPNLLLNGTTGIAVGMATSILPHNLREVAKALVLLIEDDTASLDELIKHIKGPDFPTAAEIITPAEDIRNIYETGLGRIKMRARFRIEDGDIVYHALPYHTSAEKIYEQIATQMADKKLPMVSDIRDESDHEDPTRLVVIPKSGRVDLSALTDHLFATTDLEKSYSFNMNMIGINGRPAVKNLKTLLKEWLVFRFQTVRNKLSFQLEKVVTRLHILEGFRTVFLNLDQVIQIIRESDHPKQDLIKAFDLTREQADAILEIRLRQLARLEEIKILSEIKALETRKKEIDSLLNDETAFRAYIVEEIRSDAKKYGDKRLSPIKKRKEAEAFSVTDVIEVTPVTLILSENGWIRSAKGHDIDPENVKFRTGDSLRCHLRTRSDKPIVFLDSTGRSYTLYSHVLPSARSNGEPLTGHLSLQNNARICFMLSETLASHFLMASDTGYGFIIQFSDFLTHFKNGKSVITLKNDAVLMPPCPVTMLETDAVAAVTTKGRMLIFPLNELPRLKKGQGNKLITIPRKEQVSSDPEKIKFLATLPLHANIVIHSKKHSLVLKPGNQADYVKKRGTRGKLLPRGYRSVDKLEVRLNET from the coding sequence ATGGACGGGCATGAGCAGATCGCTTTTCAGGAATTTGCCAGAAAAGCGTATCTCAATTATTCCATGTATGTGATTCTGGACCGGGCCCTGCCCCATATCGGGGACGGGTTGAAACCGGTGCAGCGGCGCATTGTGTATGCCATGAGTCAACTGGGACTTTCTTCCACAGCCAAATTCAAAAAATCCGCCCGGACAGTGGGCGATGTGCTGGGTAAATTTCATCCCCACGGGGACACGGCCTGTTATGAAGCCATGGTGCTCATGGCCCAGCCGTTTTCATTGAGATACCCTCTGGTACAGGGCCAGGGCAACTGGGGAGACCCCAATGATCCCAAATCTTTTGCTGCCATGCGGTATACCGAATCCCGGCTTTCCAGATACGCGGACCTTCTGCTGGATGAACTGGATCAGGGCACGGTGGAATGGGTACCCAATTTCGACGGCACATTAAATGAACCCCGGCAGCTGCCGGCCCGGCTGCCAAACCTGCTGCTCAACGGCACCACCGGGATTGCCGTGGGCATGGCCACCAGTATTCTGCCCCACAATCTCAGGGAGGTGGCCAAAGCCCTGGTGCTGCTCATAGAAGATGATACCGCTTCTCTGGATGAACTGATCAAGCATATCAAAGGACCTGATTTTCCCACGGCTGCTGAAATCATCACCCCGGCCGAAGATATCAGGAACATTTATGAAACCGGTTTAGGACGGATCAAAATGCGGGCCCGGTTCCGCATCGAGGACGGGGATATCGTTTACCATGCCCTGCCCTATCATACCTCGGCTGAAAAGATTTATGAACAGATTGCAACCCAGATGGCGGATAAAAAACTGCCCATGGTCAGTGATATCAGGGATGAATCCGACCATGAAGACCCTACCCGTTTGGTGGTGATTCCCAAGTCCGGCCGGGTGGATCTGTCTGCGTTGACCGATCATCTGTTTGCCACCACGGATCTGGAAAAATCTTATTCATTCAATATGAACATGATCGGGATCAACGGCCGGCCTGCGGTAAAAAATTTAAAAACCCTGCTCAAGGAATGGCTGGTGTTCCGATTCCAGACCGTCAGAAACAAATTGTCGTTTCAGCTGGAAAAAGTGGTGACCCGGCTTCACATCCTGGAAGGCTTCCGCACGGTATTTCTGAATCTGGACCAGGTGATTCAAATCATCCGGGAGTCTGATCACCCCAAACAGGACCTGATCAAGGCCTTTGATCTGACCCGTGAACAGGCGGATGCGATTCTGGAGATCCGTTTACGTCAGCTGGCCCGGCTGGAAGAGATCAAAATTCTTTCTGAAATCAAAGCGCTGGAAACCCGAAAAAAAGAGATAGACTCGCTTTTGAACGATGAAACAGCCTTCAGGGCTTATATAGTGGAAGAAATACGATCCGATGCGAAAAAATACGGGGATAAGCGCCTGTCTCCCATCAAGAAGCGAAAGGAAGCAGAAGCATTTTCCGTGACCGATGTCATCGAAGTGACACCGGTGACCCTTATTTTATCTGAAAACGGATGGATCCGGTCGGCCAAGGGCCATGACATTGATCCGGAAAACGTCAAATTCCGCACCGGGGATTCCCTGCGCTGTCATTTGCGGACCCGCAGTGACAAACCCATTGTTTTTCTGGACAGTACCGGGCGCAGTTACACATTGTACTCCCATGTGCTGCCGTCAGCCAGAAGCAATGGTGAACCATTGACCGGTCACCTGTCTTTGCAGAACAACGCCCGGATCTGTTTCATGCTTTCGGAAACGCTGGCCTCCCATTTTTTGATGGCATCGGATACCGGATACGGGTTTATCATACAATTTTCCGATTTTCTGACCCATTTCAAAAACGGCAAATCAGTCATTACCCTTAAAAACGATGCGGTTTTGATGCCCCCATGTCCGGTGACGATGCTTGAAACCGATGCGGTGGCAGCGGTCACCACCAAAGGCCGGATGCTGATTTTTCCTTTAAATGAACTGCCCCGCTTGAAAAAAGGCCAGGGAAATAAACTGATCACCATCCCCAGAAAAGAACAGGTGTCGTCTGACCCGGAAAAAATCAAATTTCTGGCAACATTGCCTTTACATGCCAATATTGTTATACATTCAAAAAAACATTCTTTGGTGCTCAAACCGGGTAATCAGGCAGATTATGTCAAAAAGCGCGGAACCCGGGGAAAACTGCTGCCCCGGGGATATCGAAGCGTGGACAAACTGGAGGTCCGACTGAATGAAACATAA
- a CDS encoding Rne/Rng family ribonuclease, translating into MTRKILINAMDPDVSRIAAVIDSKLDQFHIETRAREVTQGNIYKGVVTRVEQSLQAVFVDYGAEKNGFLQKNEIHPDYFQDVESRDKALFNLIKKGQELIVQVVKDPISQKGAMLTTFISLPGRLAVLMPGSTTKGVSRKISEEDERKRLASVLKSMDIPEGFGMIVRTAGKDSTKTQLTADLKYLMRMWKNIDKLAIDNPAPSLLYKEQNLAVRSLRDYFTTDITEILIDNPDIYREVKEFMAMIAPKQKKIVKLFKGEKPIFTKYQLEEQIASIFKRDVPLKSGGFLVIEQTEALVSIDVNSGKSTKRKNIEETAYHTNMEAAEEVARQLRLRDMGGLIVVDFIDMRERRHKADITKCLKKNLKADKAKTKVGGVTTFGLLEMSRQRIRHSITYGSYETCRHCNGRGQIPSVETQGLAVMRQLNLKTLKPENKQFHVCLPREVAYYLLNKKREDLLEIETKREVSIAIEIDAELVPGQSRITGNAQ; encoded by the coding sequence ATGACAAGAAAAATTCTGATCAATGCAATGGACCCGGATGTCAGCCGGATTGCAGCTGTCATAGACAGCAAACTGGACCAGTTTCACATTGAAACCCGGGCCAGGGAAGTGACCCAGGGCAACATTTACAAAGGGGTTGTCACCCGGGTGGAACAAAGTCTTCAGGCGGTTTTTGTGGATTATGGGGCGGAAAAAAATGGATTTTTGCAGAAAAACGAAATCCATCCCGACTATTTTCAGGACGTGGAATCCCGGGACAAAGCACTGTTCAATCTGATTAAAAAAGGCCAGGAGCTCATCGTCCAGGTGGTCAAAGATCCCATCAGCCAGAAAGGGGCCATGCTGACCACCTTTATCTCCCTGCCCGGCCGTCTGGCAGTACTCATGCCCGGCAGCACCACCAAAGGCGTGTCCCGGAAAATCAGCGAAGAAGATGAGAGGAAACGGCTGGCCAGTGTGCTGAAATCCATGGATATTCCGGAAGGGTTCGGCATGATTGTGAGAACTGCGGGCAAGGATTCCACTAAAACCCAGCTGACCGCTGACTTGAAATATCTGATGCGGATGTGGAAAAATATCGACAAACTGGCCATTGACAACCCGGCACCGTCTTTGCTTTATAAGGAGCAGAACCTGGCTGTGCGCTCTTTAAGAGATTATTTTACCACGGACATCACTGAAATTTTGATTGACAACCCGGACATCTATCGGGAAGTCAAGGAATTCATGGCCATGATCGCCCCTAAACAGAAAAAAATTGTCAAACTGTTCAAAGGGGAAAAACCCATTTTTACCAAATATCAGCTGGAAGAACAGATTGCCTCCATATTCAAAAGGGACGTGCCGCTGAAATCCGGCGGATTTCTGGTGATCGAGCAGACCGAAGCACTGGTATCCATAGACGTGAATTCCGGCAAATCCACCAAGCGCAAAAACATTGAAGAAACGGCTTATCATACCAACATGGAGGCGGCCGAAGAGGTGGCCAGACAATTGCGGCTCAGGGATATGGGCGGTCTTATTGTGGTGGATTTCATCGATATGCGGGAAAGACGGCATAAGGCGGATATCACCAAATGTCTGAAAAAAAATTTAAAGGCAGACAAGGCCAAAACAAAGGTCGGAGGCGTCACCACCTTCGGGCTGCTGGAAATGTCCAGACAGCGCATCCGGCACTCCATCACCTACGGCAGCTATGAAACCTGCCGTCACTGTAACGGCCGGGGGCAGATTCCGTCTGTGGAAACCCAGGGACTCGCGGTGATGCGTCAATTGAATCTGAAAACCCTGAAACCGGAAAACAAACAGTTCCATGTGTGTCTGCCCCGGGAAGTGGCGTACTATCTTCTTAACAAAAAACGAGAGGACCTTCTTGAAATCGAAACCAAGCGGGAGGTTTCCATTGCCATTGAAATCGATGCGGAACTGGTCCCGGGCCAGAGCCGGATTACCGGCAACGCCCAATAA